One window of the Vigna radiata var. radiata cultivar VC1973A chromosome 1, Vradiata_ver6, whole genome shotgun sequence genome contains the following:
- the LOC106765399 gene encoding short-chain dehydrogenase TIC 32, chloroplastic: MWWLFGRTNGSGFSSSSTAEEVTQGIDGNNLTAIVTGATSGIGVETARVLAMRGVHVIMGVRNLVTAKDVKEGILKEIPSAKLDYMELDLSSMASVRKFASNFISSGLPLNILINNAGIFAAPFTLSEDNIELQFATNHIGHFLLTNLLLDTMKKTAHETKKQGRVVNVSSIVHLLPRGIRFDQINDPSSYHMWFTYGQSKLANVLHANELARRFKEEGVDITANSLHPGAVITNIFRHTNILSGLINTVGRLVFKNVQQGAATTCYVALHPQVKEISGHYFQDCNVSTENSQARNPELAKKLWDFSLNLIK, from the exons ATGTGGTGGCTGTTCGGAAGAACAAACGGTTCtggtttttcatcttcttctactGCTGAGGAAGTCACTCAGGGGATCGATGGCAACAACCTTACTGCTATTGTTACAG GTGCAACCAGTGGTATTGGCGTTGAAACTGCTCGTGTTCTTGCGATGCGTGGTGTTCATGTAATAATGGGAGTCAGAAATTTGGTTACTGCAAAAGATGTTAAAGAAGGAATACTTAAGGAGATTCCTTCTGCTAAACTTGATTACATGGAATTAGACCTTAGTTCAATGGCATCTGTTCGAAAGTTTGCATCAAACTTCATTTCATCTGGCCTTCCATTAAACATTCTTAT AAACAATGCAGGAATTTTCGCAGCCCCTTTCACTCTGTCTGAAGACAACATTGAACTGCAATTTGCCACAAATCACATTG GTCATTTCCTGTTAACAAATCTGTTGTTGGATACTATGAAGAAAACAGCTCACGAAACTAAGAAACAAGGAAGAGTCGTTAATGTCTCCTCTATAGTTCATCTATTACCGAGAGGAATCCGTTTTGATCAAATTAATGATCCATCaag TTACCATATGTGGTTTACATATGGACAATCAAAGCTGGCTAACGTCTTACATGCCAATGAACTTGCAAGACGATTCAAG GAAGAAGGGGTAGATATTACAGCTAATTCTCTTCATCCAGGAGCTGTTATCACCAATATATTTCGTCACACCAATATACTGTCTG GTTTAATTAATACAGTGGGTAGACTTGTCTTTAAAAATGTGCAGCAG GGAGCTGCAACAACATGCTATGTAGCATTGCATCCACAAGTGAAGGAAATCAGTGGCCATTATTTTCAAGATTGTAATGTTTCCACAGAAAACTCACAAGCAAGGAACCCTGAATTGGCTAAGAAATTATGGGATTTTAGCTTAAACCTCATCAAGTAG
- the LOC106764139 gene encoding short-chain dehydrogenase TIC 32, chloroplastic, with translation MCPSGFSSSSTAEEVTLGIHGDGLTAIVTGTTHGIGIETARVLALRGVHVIMAVRNVVAAEAVKEAILKEIQTAKVDVMELDLSSMASVRKFASEFTSSGLPLNILINNAGITATPFSLSKDNIELQFATNHLGHFLLTHLLLDTMKKTASVSKREGRIVNVSSDGHQYTYPEGIRFDRINDQSSFQLWHAYGQSKLANILHANELARRLKENKVDITANSLHPGAIITNIYKPEISGAVPRDLLDMLGDYALKSIQQGAATTCYVALNPQVKGISGEYFSDNNVAKGSSLAKDTHLAKELWDFSMKIIDQNTHE, from the exons ATGTGTCCTTCTGGGTTTTCATCATCTTCCACAGCAGAAGAAGTTACTCTTGGAATCCATGGTGATGGTCTCACTGCAATTGTCACAG GAACAACGCATGGTATTGGCATTGAGACTGCAAGAGTTCTTGCTTTGCGTGGTGTCCATGTGATTATGGCAGTGAGAAATGTGGTTGCTGCAGAAGCTGTCAAAGAAGCAATCCTCAAAGAGATTCAAACAGCCAAAGTTGATGTCATGGAGTTAGATCTCAGTTCAATGGCATCTGTTAGAAAATTTGCATCAGAGTTCACTTCATCTGGTTTACCATTGAACATCTTGAT AAACAACGCAGGGATAACTGCAACCCCTTTCTCACTGTCTAAAGACAACATCGAACTACAATTTGCCACAAATCACTTGG GCCATTTTCTTTTAACACATCTTTTATTGGATACTATGAAGAAAACTGCAAGTGTAAGcaagagagaaggaagaattGTGAATGTCTCCTCTGATGGTCACCAATATACATATCCTGAAGGAATTCGTTTTGATAGAATTAATGATCAATCAAG TTTCCAGCTGTGGCATGCATATGGACAATCAAAGCTTGCTAACATCTTACATGCCAACGAACTTGCAAGACGTCTTAAA GAAAATAAGGTAGATATTACAGCAAATTCTCTTCATCCAGGAGCAATTATAACCAATATTTATAAGCCAGAGATTAGTGGTGCTGTGCCAAGAG ATTTATTGGATATGCTTGGCGATTACGCGTTGAAAAGTATTCAACAG GGAGCAGCAACGACATGCTATGTAGCTTTGAATCCACAAGTGAAGGGAATCAGTGGCGAGTACTTTTCAGATAATAATGTGGCTAAAGGAAGCTCACTGGCAAAGGACACTCATTTGGCTAAAGAACTCTGGGATTTCAGCATGAAGATAATTGATCAGAATACCCATGAATGA
- the LOC106772571 gene encoding SKP1-like protein 21 isoform X1, translating to MSGTAMAVVKPEMTSYIWLQTVDGSIHQVEEEVAMFCPMICQEVLQTGMGSSKTCAISLPHHVNPAIFDLILDYCRFHQVPGHSNKELKIFNEKFVRIDTKKLCELTSAADSLQLKPLVDLTSRALARIIEGKTPEEIRETFHLPDDLTEEEKLEPLRNVTDDPRIRLLNRLYARKRKELQERKKLKDVAVEEEPKDERSVEDLLSFINGADGDIKGTRASKNKKKNRRKDQAKDLSSKNANENNKGLNLLPSAYHNVNFDKALEASASKHSRMQTIPAVNFSPKFEFIDGDVDDDLDPAVKEELDREVEDFARRLNSDWPERMQILSLGQDRRLVPISVNGNGSTHLYTSLC from the exons ATGTCTGGCACTGCTATGGCAGTTGTGAAACCTGAG ATGACATCCTACATCTGGCTTCAAACTGTGGATGGCTCTATTCATCAAGTAGAGGAAGAGGTAGCCATGTTTTGCCCTATGATTTGCCAGGAAGTACTTCAAACAGGCATGGGATCTTCCAAAACTTGTGCTATATCTCTTCCACATCATGTCAATCCTGCAATCTTTGATTTGATACTTGATTACTGTCGGTTTCACCAAGTACCAGGACATTCTAACAAG GAGCTCAAAATTTTCAACGAGAAGTTTGTACGGATAGATACAAAGAAGTTATGTGAGTTGACATCTGCTGCTGACAGCCTCCAACTGAAGCCTTTGGTTGACCTGACCAGTCGAGCCCTTGCTAGGATTATTGAAGGAAAAACTCCCGAGGAGATTCGTGAAACATTTCATTTGCCTGATGACCTGACTGAG GAAGAGAAGCTGGAGCCTCTGAGAAACGTAACTGATGATCCTCGTATTCGACTTCTAAACAGATTGTATGCTAGAAAGAGGAAAGAACTACAAGAGAGAAAGAAACTGAAG GATGTTGCGGTTGAGGAGGAACCAAAGGATGAGCGTTCAGTTGAAGATCTTCTATCATTTATTAATGGCGCAGATGGAG ATATAAAGGGAACTAGagcaagtaaaaataaaaagaagaatagaAGGAAAGACCAGGCAAAGGATCTTTCTTCAAAAAATGCAAATGAAAACAATAAG GGGTTGAATCTTCTTCCTTCTGCATATCACAATGTCAATTTTGACAAGGCCTTAGAGGCCTCTGCAAGTAAACACTCAAGGATGCAAACCATTCCAGCTGTTaatttttctccaaaatttgaatttattgatGGTGATGTCGACGATGATTTAGATCCTGCTGTGAAGGAGGAGCTTGACAG GGAAGTGGAAGATTTTGCGCGAAGATTGAATTCAGATTGGCCTGAAAGGATGCAAATTTTATCTTTGGGTCAGGACAGAAGACTGGTACCAATTTCTGTGAATGGCAATGGTTCAACGCACCTGTACACGA GTCTGTGTTGA
- the LOC106772571 gene encoding SKP1-like protein 21 isoform X2 — protein sequence MTSYIWLQTVDGSIHQVEEEVAMFCPMICQEVLQTGMGSSKTCAISLPHHVNPAIFDLILDYCRFHQVPGHSNKELKIFNEKFVRIDTKKLCELTSAADSLQLKPLVDLTSRALARIIEGKTPEEIRETFHLPDDLTEEEKLEPLRNVTDDPRIRLLNRLYARKRKELQERKKLKDVAVEEEPKDERSVEDLLSFINGADGDIKGTRASKNKKKNRRKDQAKDLSSKNANENNKGLNLLPSAYHNVNFDKALEASASKHSRMQTIPAVNFSPKFEFIDGDVDDDLDPAVKEELDREVEDFARRLNSDWPERMQILSLGQDRRLVPISVNGNGSTHLYTSLC from the exons ATGACATCCTACATCTGGCTTCAAACTGTGGATGGCTCTATTCATCAAGTAGAGGAAGAGGTAGCCATGTTTTGCCCTATGATTTGCCAGGAAGTACTTCAAACAGGCATGGGATCTTCCAAAACTTGTGCTATATCTCTTCCACATCATGTCAATCCTGCAATCTTTGATTTGATACTTGATTACTGTCGGTTTCACCAAGTACCAGGACATTCTAACAAG GAGCTCAAAATTTTCAACGAGAAGTTTGTACGGATAGATACAAAGAAGTTATGTGAGTTGACATCTGCTGCTGACAGCCTCCAACTGAAGCCTTTGGTTGACCTGACCAGTCGAGCCCTTGCTAGGATTATTGAAGGAAAAACTCCCGAGGAGATTCGTGAAACATTTCATTTGCCTGATGACCTGACTGAG GAAGAGAAGCTGGAGCCTCTGAGAAACGTAACTGATGATCCTCGTATTCGACTTCTAAACAGATTGTATGCTAGAAAGAGGAAAGAACTACAAGAGAGAAAGAAACTGAAG GATGTTGCGGTTGAGGAGGAACCAAAGGATGAGCGTTCAGTTGAAGATCTTCTATCATTTATTAATGGCGCAGATGGAG ATATAAAGGGAACTAGagcaagtaaaaataaaaagaagaatagaAGGAAAGACCAGGCAAAGGATCTTTCTTCAAAAAATGCAAATGAAAACAATAAG GGGTTGAATCTTCTTCCTTCTGCATATCACAATGTCAATTTTGACAAGGCCTTAGAGGCCTCTGCAAGTAAACACTCAAGGATGCAAACCATTCCAGCTGTTaatttttctccaaaatttgaatttattgatGGTGATGTCGACGATGATTTAGATCCTGCTGTGAAGGAGGAGCTTGACAG GGAAGTGGAAGATTTTGCGCGAAGATTGAATTCAGATTGGCCTGAAAGGATGCAAATTTTATCTTTGGGTCAGGACAGAAGACTGGTACCAATTTCTGTGAATGGCAATGGTTCAACGCACCTGTACACGA GTCTGTGTTGA